In one Palaemon carinicauda isolate YSFRI2023 chromosome 25, ASM3689809v2, whole genome shotgun sequence genomic region, the following are encoded:
- the LOC137619143 gene encoding uncharacterized protein: MTSNSSSDNGNYDSNGSSGYSNSDTTSYESHNSIDNSSYDSNNCSDNNSSIYSSSDNSSYDSNSRSYCSSNNSSFVSKSSCDNSSYNSNSSSYISSDNSNYDSNSSSYSNSDNSCYDSSYSSSDNSSYDSNSNS, translated from the coding sequence ATgacaagtaatagtagtagtgataacgGCAATTATGATAGTAATGGTAGTAGTGGTTATAGTAATAGTGATACCACTAGTTATGAAAGTCATAACAGTATTGATAATAGTAGTTATGACAGTAATAATTGTAGTGATAACAATAGTAGTatttatagtagtagtgataacaGTAGCTATGATAGTAATAGTCGTAGTTATTGTAGTAGTAATAACAGTAGTTTTGTAAGTAAAAGTAGTTGTGATAACAgtagttataatagtaatagtagtagttatattAGTAGTGATAAcagtaattatgatagtaatagtagtagttatagtaataGTGATAACAGTTGTTAtgatagtagttatagtagtagtgataacagtagttatgatagtaatagtaatagttaa